A window of the Candidatus Dadabacteria bacterium genome harbors these coding sequences:
- the bioF gene encoding 8-amino-7-oxononanoate synthase, which yields MNAPDSLEWIENELRAIRGKNLFRTLTEIASGQSPEILIGGKKHILLASNNYLGLSTDPRIVEAAASALAKYGTGSGGSRLVSGSSDLHAALERKIAEFKSTEAAILFSSGYLANVGTIAALVGEGDTVFSDELNHASIIDGCRLSRARVKIYPHLDTDSLRRMVSRSRSGGKKLIVTDTVFSMDGDLTDLGEICSISERHGCMLMVDEAHAMGVLGEKGSGATEYFGVEDRVPVVMGTLSKAVGSLGGYVAGSRSLVDFIRNRARSYIFDTSLPAASLAASIEAISIIENEPQRRKHLMDLVDKFKSGLCDMGFNVLPSQSAIVPVLTGEPEATLELASALRELGIYTPAVRPPSVPAGKCRIRASLMATHTGDHISRALEGFRAASSLVSSS from the coding sequence ATGAATGCCCCCGATTCTCTCGAGTGGATTGAAAATGAATTAAGGGCCATACGGGGGAAGAATCTTTTCAGAACGCTGACGGAGATCGCCTCGGGGCAGTCCCCGGAGATATTGATCGGCGGGAAAAAGCACATACTTCTTGCTTCCAACAACTATCTGGGTCTTTCGACCGACCCGAGGATTGTGGAGGCCGCAGCCTCGGCTCTCGCCAAGTACGGTACGGGTTCCGGGGGGTCGAGGCTTGTGAGCGGAAGTTCTGATCTTCACGCCGCGCTTGAGAGAAAAATAGCGGAGTTCAAATCGACCGAGGCCGCGATTCTTTTCTCAAGCGGCTATCTCGCAAATGTGGGAACGATCGCCGCGCTAGTCGGGGAAGGGGACACGGTGTTCAGCGACGAGCTTAACCACGCATCCATAATAGACGGCTGCAGGCTCTCCCGGGCGAGGGTGAAGATCTATCCCCATCTTGATACGGACAGCCTTCGGCGCATGGTTTCAAGGAGCCGGAGCGGCGGAAAGAAGCTCATAGTCACAGATACGGTGTTCAGCATGGACGGGGACCTCACGGACCTCGGGGAGATCTGCTCGATCTCCGAGCGTCACGGCTGCATGCTCATGGTGGACGAGGCCCACGCGATGGGAGTTCTAGGAGAGAAGGGGAGCGGAGCCACCGAATATTTCGGAGTCGAGGACAGGGTCCCCGTGGTCATGGGTACTCTTTCGAAAGCCGTCGGGTCCCTGGGCGGATACGTGGCCGGCAGCCGCAGTCTTGTCGACTTTATCCGAAACAGGGCAAGAAGCTACATTTTCGATACGTCCCTTCCCGCGGCATCTCTTGCCGCTTCAATCGAGGCGATCAGCATTATCGAGAATGAACCGCAGAGAAGAAAACATCTCATGGATCTTGTAGATAAGTTCAAGTCGGGTCTTTGCGACATGGGATTTAACGTGCTTCCGTCCCAGAGCGCGATCGTGCCCGTATTGACCGGAGAACCGGAAGCTACCCTTGAGCTCGCCTCGGCGCTTCGCGAGCTGGGAATTTACACTCCGGCCGTAAGGCCTCCCTCCGTTCCCGCCGGAAAATGCAGGATAAGGGCGTCGCTTATGGCGACCCACACGGGAGACCACATATCACGGGCTCTTGAGGGGTTCAGGGCGGCAAGCTCGCTTGTGAGCAGCTCCTAA
- a CDS encoding BMP family ABC transporter substrate-binding protein: protein MTGKTLRRTLSLNTLALIAPLALFLSFAVLSCHDDDGSPEESDPRVGIVYDTVGKGDGSFNDSAYGGMKRAQEELGAVVSEETTDGTESNREKLLQSLADDNDLVIAVGFSFENSIKKVAAVNPDTNFAGIDILQRGDSPTNFASLVFNEAEGSFLVGVAAALKSETGKVGFIGGVCGTPDRLIEKFEAGFISGVLAMVKGINKNMEVETSYLSQFSDPQNPDGPPDISGFFNPEGAKAAAEGMFSGGSDIVFHAAGSSGAGLFEAAREFSSQEDNSKVWAIGVDSDQYGTSDESVREYILTSMLKRVDTAVYNIIRAQRDDEFSGGTVNHDLANDGVGYATSGGFVDDIRELIEGPKAFIVRDLFDVPTVPFKDCREPQTYNLRY, encoded by the coding sequence ATGACCGGAAAAACCTTAAGACGAACCTTGAGCTTAAACACCCTCGCACTTATTGCGCCTCTGGCGCTTTTTCTGTCTTTTGCGGTTCTCTCGTGCCACGACGATGACGGTTCCCCGGAAGAAAGCGATCCCAGGGTCGGGATTGTCTATGACACCGTGGGGAAAGGCGACGGGTCATTCAATGATTCCGCATATGGGGGCATGAAAAGAGCCCAGGAGGAACTCGGAGCGGTGGTGAGCGAGGAAACGACTGACGGTACGGAGAGCAACCGCGAGAAGTTGCTTCAGTCTCTGGCCGATGACAATGATCTGGTAATAGCTGTCGGATTTTCATTTGAGAATTCAATAAAGAAAGTCGCAGCCGTCAATCCTGACACTAATTTCGCGGGTATAGACATCCTGCAGAGAGGCGACTCGCCGACGAATTTCGCAAGCCTGGTATTTAACGAGGCCGAGGGTTCCTTCCTCGTGGGGGTGGCGGCCGCCCTTAAAAGCGAAACCGGCAAGGTAGGCTTCATAGGGGGAGTATGCGGAACCCCTGACAGGCTCATTGAAAAGTTTGAGGCCGGGTTCATCTCAGGCGTTTTAGCCATGGTAAAAGGGATTAACAAGAACATGGAGGTCGAAACATCCTACCTGTCTCAGTTCTCAGACCCCCAGAATCCTGACGGGCCGCCCGACATAAGCGGCTTCTTTAACCCGGAGGGGGCTAAGGCCGCGGCGGAAGGGATGTTCAGCGGCGGTTCGGACATCGTTTTTCACGCCGCAGGGAGCTCTGGAGCGGGGCTTTTCGAGGCCGCCAGGGAATTCAGCTCGCAGGAGGACAATTCCAAGGTCTGGGCCATAGGAGTCGACTCGGATCAGTACGGAACCAGCGATGAATCCGTGCGGGAATACATACTGACCTCGATGCTCAAAAGGGTGGACACGGCTGTTTACAACATCATCAGGGCCCAAAGGGACGACGAATTCTCAGGCGGGACCGTGAACCACGACCTCGCAAACGACGGAGTGGGCTACGCCACGTCGGGAGGATTCGTAGATGACATCAGGGAGCTGATCGAAGGCCCAAAAGCCTTCATAGTCCGTGACCTGTTTGATGTCCCGACCGTTCCCTTTAAAGACTGCCGGGAACCGCAGACCTACAACCTCAGGTATTAG
- the lsrF gene encoding 3-hydroxy-5-phosphonooxypentane-2,4-dione thiolase produces the protein MDWGMKNRMARIIRPDTGRAVMLALDHGYFLGPTHRLEVPEETITPLLPYADTIMLTRGVLRTSVSPDSGANVVLRVSGGTSIAGPHLEDEGITVDFEEAIRLNVVGVGLSVFVGTEFERQTLLGLSELVNQGEKYGIPVLGITAVGKELEKRDSRYLALCCRICAELGARLVKTYYCEDFEKVTRSCPVPIVIAGGPKLDTEMDVFNMTHEAISRGAAGVDMGRNIWQRDNPVAIIRAIRGIVHENMTPKQAHELFTELKEESS, from the coding sequence ATGGATTGGGGCATGAAAAACAGGATGGCCCGCATTATAAGGCCAGATACCGGAAGGGCGGTAATGCTAGCCCTCGACCACGGCTACTTCCTGGGTCCCACCCACCGCCTTGAGGTTCCTGAAGAAACCATAACTCCCCTTCTTCCCTACGCCGATACCATAATGCTCACAAGAGGGGTGCTGAGAACCTCGGTTTCCCCCGACTCGGGAGCCAACGTGGTGCTCAGGGTCTCCGGAGGAACGAGCATAGCGGGCCCGCATCTTGAGGACGAGGGAATTACAGTAGATTTCGAGGAGGCGATAAGGCTTAATGTTGTGGGAGTAGGGCTTTCCGTCTTTGTCGGAACCGAGTTTGAGAGACAGACCCTTTTGGGGCTCTCAGAGCTTGTGAACCAGGGAGAGAAGTACGGCATTCCGGTTCTCGGGATAACTGCTGTCGGAAAGGAGCTTGAAAAAAGGGATTCAAGGTACCTCGCGCTTTGCTGCAGGATATGCGCCGAACTCGGGGCGCGTCTTGTCAAAACTTATTACTGCGAGGATTTCGAGAAAGTGACCCGAAGCTGCCCTGTCCCCATAGTGATCGCTGGCGGTCCCAAGCTTGACACCGAGATGGATGTTTTCAACATGACTCACGAGGCCATATCCCGGGGCGCCGCTGGGGTCGACATGGGAAGGAACATTTGGCAGCGCGACAACCCCGTGGCGATTATAAGGGCGATCCGCGGGATCGTTCACGAGAACATGACCCCAAAGCAGGCCCACGAACTCTTCACGGAACTAAAAGAAGAAAGTTCCTAG